Proteins encoded in a region of the Acidiferrobacteraceae bacterium genome:
- the tatC gene encoding twin-arginine translocase subunit TatC encodes MSGTESTDDDLQEGTLISHLLELRNRLLYIAIVITVVFIPAAIFSNHLYQFLAAPLLSVLSAKGELIVTNPLQAFLTPVKLAFFVSVLITIPFTLYQVWAFIAPGLYRRERGMVLPLLVSSTVLFYAGMAFAYFVVFPLVFRFLSGFTPMGVQFTPDIKAYQDFVFTLFLAFGAAFELPVALVLLARAGVVNPDTLAKKRPYVILWIFVAAMLLTPPDALSQTFLAIPMIILFEIGLIFARRVYPKDEEDAELDDAAMEADMEKEIERAREVERRRQARSKKKTAKKSPRKKKVSGKKSTKRPAGRRSGTKKPE; translated from the coding sequence ATGAGCGGGACCGAATCCACCGACGACGATCTGCAGGAAGGGACGCTGATCTCCCATTTGCTGGAGCTGCGCAACCGGCTGCTGTATATCGCCATTGTGATCACCGTGGTGTTTATACCGGCGGCGATCTTCTCCAATCATCTCTATCAGTTCCTGGCGGCGCCCCTCCTGTCGGTGCTTTCGGCCAAGGGCGAACTCATCGTCACCAACCCGCTGCAGGCCTTCCTCACGCCGGTCAAGCTGGCCTTCTTTGTCTCGGTTCTGATCACGATCCCCTTTACCCTGTACCAGGTGTGGGCCTTTATCGCACCGGGACTGTACCGGCGCGAACGGGGTATGGTGCTGCCCTTGCTGGTGTCCAGCACGGTCTTGTTCTACGCCGGCATGGCTTTCGCCTATTTCGTTGTCTTCCCGCTGGTGTTCCGTTTTCTCAGCGGGTTCACGCCCATGGGCGTGCAGTTCACTCCGGACATCAAGGCCTACCAGGACTTTGTCTTCACGCTGTTTCTTGCCTTTGGCGCGGCCTTTGAGTTGCCGGTTGCCCTGGTGCTCCTCGCCCGGGCCGGTGTCGTGAATCCCGATACCCTGGCGAAAAAGCGACCGTACGTGATCTTGTGGATCTTCGTGGCAGCCATGCTGCTGACTCCGCCGGACGCTTTGTCACAGACGTTCCTTGCCATTCCCATGATCATCCTGTTCGAGATCGGCCTGATCTTTGCGCGCAGGGTCTACCCCAAGGACGAGGAAGACGCGGAGTTGGATGATGCTGCGATGGAAGCGGATATGGAGAAAGAGATCGAACGCGCGCGGGAAGTGGAGCGGAGGAGACAGGCCCGGTCCAAGAAGAAGACCGCGAAGAAGTCCCCGCGCAAGAAGAAGGTCTCCGGAAAAAAGAGTACGAAAAGGCCGGCCGGGCGAAGAAGCGGAACAAAAAAACCTGAATGA
- a CDS encoding DUF255 domain-containing protein → MKRSFLISLLVALLIPAAVASPKPAAKLENRLAHNPSPYLAMHAGDPVAWQIWDRKAVAAARAQNKLLYVSIGYFSCHWCHVMQRESYRNPEIARFLNTHFIPVKVDRELEPALDARMVAFAERTQGSSGWPLNVFLTPDGYPLYAVLYLPPKNFLAVLQRLQGLWGQDPKAMAKLARQAQPGGTGPGKPELDAGQVRHWVAAVVGQAREIEDPLSGGFGKQSKFPSVPQLDFLMAFLASHPDPKLEEFLKLTLDQMGQQGLYDHIGGGFFRYTIDPTWQRPHFEKMLYDNALLARLYSRAARQFHSPRYSRLARSTFAFMENALERQSGGMIAALSALDDHNVEGGYYLWSLGDLRKILSPEELHVYRSARGMTDAPPFDEGYLPLGIVPSVGAKARELGLKTGQLRRLVDEADAKLLAARQRRNVPPDPKQLAGWNGLALSAFADSARHDGDPHYRVVAGRLRNFLVTRLWNGQKLYRAVSRGHGIGQASLEDYAYVVRGLADWALLTGKQEDARFAIRIANRAWTDFYGPHGWRLGESSLIAPETGRDAIEDGPMPSPSATLMAACLDLARIRGDAALRRRVLAALNSGTDLVQQNPFWYATRVRVMQEALRSGDRAGS, encoded by the coding sequence ATGAAACGGTCTTTCCTCATTTCCCTCCTGGTTGCGCTCCTGATACCCGCAGCGGTCGCAAGCCCAAAGCCGGCAGCCAAGCTCGAAAACCGGCTTGCGCACAATCCTTCTCCCTATCTGGCTATGCATGCCGGGGATCCTGTGGCATGGCAAATCTGGGACCGCAAGGCTGTCGCCGCGGCGCGGGCACAAAACAAGCTCCTGTATGTCTCCATTGGCTACTTTTCCTGTCACTGGTGTCATGTCATGCAACGGGAGAGCTACCGCAATCCGGAGATCGCCCGTTTCCTGAACACCCATTTCATCCCGGTGAAGGTCGATCGCGAGCTGGAACCGGCCCTGGACGCCCGTATGGTAGCCTTTGCCGAGCGGACCCAGGGTTCCAGCGGCTGGCCGCTGAACGTATTTCTGACTCCCGATGGCTACCCCTTGTATGCCGTTCTTTACCTGCCACCGAAGAATTTCCTTGCCGTACTGCAGCGTCTTCAGGGACTTTGGGGCCAGGACCCGAAGGCCATGGCCAAGCTGGCGCGCCAGGCCCAGCCGGGTGGCACGGGTCCGGGCAAGCCGGAACTGGACGCGGGCCAGGTTCGCCATTGGGTAGCCGCGGTAGTCGGACAGGCACGGGAGATCGAGGATCCGCTGAGCGGCGGTTTCGGCAAGCAATCCAAGTTTCCTTCGGTACCGCAACTGGATTTCCTGATGGCCTTCCTGGCCAGCCATCCGGATCCAAAGTTGGAGGAATTCCTCAAGCTCACCCTGGACCAGATGGGACAACAGGGCCTGTACGACCATATCGGCGGCGGCTTCTTTCGCTACACCATCGATCCGACCTGGCAACGGCCGCACTTTGAGAAGATGTTGTACGATAACGCCCTGTTGGCGCGACTGTACTCACGTGCAGCACGACAGTTTCACAGTCCCCGATATTCCCGGCTCGCGCGATCCACCTTCGCATTTATGGAGAACGCCCTGGAGCGACAGAGCGGAGGCATGATTGCGGCGCTTTCGGCCCTGGACGACCACAATGTCGAAGGCGGGTATTACCTTTGGTCCCTGGGGGACCTGAGGAAGATCCTGTCGCCGGAGGAACTACACGTGTATCGGAGTGCGCGGGGCATGACGGACGCACCGCCCTTCGACGAGGGTTATCTTCCCTTGGGCATCGTTCCGTCCGTTGGCGCCAAGGCCAGGGAACTCGGGCTGAAAACGGGCCAACTCAGGCGACTGGTCGACGAGGCTGACGCAAAGCTCCTGGCGGCCCGCCAGCGTCGCAACGTTCCCCCGGATCCGAAGCAACTTGCCGGTTGGAACGGGCTGGCACTATCTGCCTTTGCGGATTCGGCGCGCCATGACGGTGACCCTCACTATCGAGTGGTCGCCGGCCGATTACGCAATTTCCTTGTTACCCGGCTGTGGAACGGCCAGAAGCTGTATCGGGCCGTGTCCCGTGGGCACGGGATCGGTCAAGCCAGCCTGGAAGACTATGCCTATGTGGTCCGCGGTCTTGCCGATTGGGCACTGCTTACCGGAAAGCAGGAGGATGCCCGGTTCGCGATACGGATCGCCAATCGGGCATGGACGGATTTCTACGGCCCCCATGGTTGGCGCCTCGGGGAAAGCAGTCTGATCGCACCGGAAACCGGTCGGGATGCAATCGAAGATGGACCCATGCCGTCGCCTTCGGCGACCCTGATGGCCGCCTGTCTGGATCTTGCGCGCATACGCGGGGATGCGGCCCTTCGTCGGCGGGTACTGGCAGCGCTGAACAGTGGCACTGATCTCGTGCAGCAGAATCCGTTCTGGTATGCGACCCGTGTGCGCGTGATGCAGGAGGCCTTGCGGTCGGGTGATCGTGCCGGATCCTAG